GGCCTAAAATAGATTAGACATTGTGTAGATAATTGACTATtctttctgctgctgatatatttcaaaCAAACGGAACTCAGGAtctggggcgctgccctGGATACTACTGTGCTTCGCTTCTTGCTTCTCGGAATTTCATAAACCGATTGTGACACTGTCCGTATCAAGCAATTGTCATTGCTACTTTGAACCCGGGTCATATCCTATAATATTCTTCGACCGAGCTTCACATTTTGACGTATAAATAGATCACCATGCCTGGCAGCAACCCGGGGATTGGTTGCTGGCGTGATTCTGGCcggctgcctccggcggctggggcgctgccccagaccccgtcgctcctctcgctgcgctcgagtcgggcttgaGGTGGGGGGGAGGAGGGGAGGGGAGGAGGGACCCCGCTACTCGGCAAGCGAGCAatcagggtctggggcggagccccagctgtCGGATGCTTTGTGGGGGCGGTCGCTTATGGGTTGCTTGCTGTCAGGTCTCCGGCGGGTTGCTGGTCGGATAAATGTTTCCTCCCAATGAGCCCATCAGTCTAGttcagcagcggcagcagcagcagcctgaCACATGAGTCTGGCCCAACCCCGAGAACAGACACACGGGCCGGCCGACATGGCGGTGTCAGGCTGGGTTTAGAGACATCGGTTGCAGCCCGTTACACCGGCCGCGGCCACACCACCTCCCCCCTTGAGCCCCAGGATGCCATCGTCACTCACCCTGCttatttgattgattgactaGCCGAACCTACCTGCACCCGTGCATACTTCCAGTTAAAGCTAACTAACTAATAATTACCTGGCTGACAGATATTCTGCCAAACACCTAAGTAAccacatcatcaacaaaaaaagaccCATCAACTGATATTTCACGGGTTTTAGGTGTAGATTAATTGATCTCAGGAGTAGTAAAATTTAGACTGCTGGTTGACTTTGGATTGggttttctttcttgtaTGGCGGTAGCGACTTCCCCAACTGAGACTATCATCTGATACATAGCATTCGATAGTTACTCACATCCGCTACTTAGTCTTATCCTTTACGAAttagtatttttttgtggGTCACAATTTTTTAAGTGGTGGTTCTACTTTTGTATACCATTGAgtgaaatatatatatctagCAATCATGGATTATCCAATGGAGATTGTAAGTTGAATTGAGTTGGAACAGAGAGCCCAACGTGCAGTGACTGGTTCGCCTCTCTTTGTATATTTTCTTGCTGGCTTGGGCGTTTGTTGCTGGTAGTGTGGGGTTTTTGGGCAGCAATACAAGTTGGTTTAAGTGAAAATATACCTTCTATTGTGAAAGGTTAGATATTGGGGGACAGTCACTAATGTTCTGTGTaggatgataatgatggggtcattgatgatgaatctTCGACCAACTCCCCTGTAACCGCGTCTGTGGACAATTCAGAGAGTGTTGAAGAGCTTTCTAAGCCTCTGGAAGTGGCTACAAATGGTAAGTAAAGTGATTTTATGAGTTCATGAGTCCATGTATTCATGTTCATGACTATATGACAGTGGTGGTTGGCTTGCATGGGTGGCTTGCTTTTAGAGCGAGCCACTCAGGGTGAGCTTCTTTATTTCAATGCCCAGTGAAATAGAGCAAAATGAAATGCGAAGTATTTGCACAGAAGCTTCAGTTGTCTAAAATACTGGAAGAGAATCTAAACAGATCTTTGTGATAGTGTTGGTGGTTGTGGACATGGAATTCTAACACTATACAGAGGAACAAATGAAAGCCAGGATCTTCCCTCctattgatgaagaaattgaAGCAGATTTCAGCAATACATGGGAAATTGAGAATTGGAAGGGGCTTCCTACTCGTATCAATGGTCCTAGCTTTGAATCCAATGGATTTTCATTTAGAATCTTGCTGTTCCCAGAAGGCAACAgagctgatgctgcttcGGTATATTtagaggcagcaccagctgaCCATTCGAAGGCAAAGCAACAAGCGGAATCTCAGGTTCAACAGCCAATTGACGGTGACGACCAGAGCCCTACTCAGGCTGAAGTACAGGCCAATGCTGTTGGTAATGGCGCAGTTGTTGACGTCACTGGTATTAATTCTGTAGACCAAGACGTTGATGTGGATGTAGTATCTACACAAGATGATGGAACAACTGATACACAGGAccaggaagaagaggactGGGCTGTGTGTGCTCAATTCGGACTCGTTATGTGGAATCCAGAGCACCCAGAGGTATTCCATAGCATGTTTGCCCAGCACCGATTTAGTCCCGAGGAGGGCGATTGGGGATTCACAAAGTTTTATGAGCTACGAAGATTACTTGTCGCTCAAGACAAAAACACCCATCCTCTCATAGAAAACAACAAGGTAAACATTACTGCTTATGTTCGTATTATTAAAGATCCAACTGGCGTTCTCTGGCACAATTTCTACAGATATAATTCTAAAAAGGAGACTGGATTTGTAGGATTAAAGAACCAAGGAGCTACTTGTTATCTTAACTCTCTGCTACAGTCATTGTACTTCACCAAAGTATTCCGGAGAAGTGTGTACAAGATTCCTACTCAACAGGACCAGCCTAATTCTGTGCCGTCCGCATTACAAAGaatgttttatttattaagtACTTCCGAAGCACCAGTAGGAACTTTGCAATTGACGAAATCGTTTGGCTGGGATTCTGCTGATGCCTTTACCCAGCATGATGTACAGGAGTTGAATCGTGTATTGATGGACAAGCTCGAGGGTAAAATGAAGGGTACCGAGGTTGAGGGCGCTCTAAATAACATTTTTGTTGCTCAGATGAAGAGTTATGTCAAGTGCATCAATGTAGATTTTGAATCGTCTCGTATCGAAGATTATTGGGATATTCAACTCAACGTCAAGGGCATGAAGGATCTTGAAGCTTCTTTTAGGGACTATATCCAAACAGAGCTTCTTGCTGGTGAAAATCAATACCAAGCCACTGGTTATGGATTGCAGGATGCTACTAAAGGTGTTGTGTTTCAATCTTTCCCTCCTGTGTTGCACTTGCAATTGAAGAGATACGAGTACGATTTCAACCGCGATATGGAAGTCAAGATTAATGATCGTTATGAATTCCCTGCCGAGGTCGACTTGTCTCCATATTTGGAAGAAGGATCTGATATGAGTGAACCATGGATCTATACCTTGCATGGTGTGCTTGTACACAGCGGTGATTTGAACGCTGGCCATTACTATGCTCTGTTGAAGCCATCTAAAGATGGCTCTTGGTACaaatttgatgatgataggGTGACAAAGGCGACTATGAAAGAGGTTTTGGAGGAGAATTTTGGGGGtgaggcagcaccaccacaacaaccaccTGGTATTTCAGTACCTCAGCGTACTAGACTAAATTATAAGCGTCATTCAAGTGCTTATATGCTTGTTTACCTGCGAAAATCAAGATTGGATGAAATATTACCTGgtaatgaagatgatattCCGAATCATATCCCCGAACGACTAGAACAGGAAGTTGCTGAGGAGAACGCTCGTCGTAAAGAGCGTGAAGAACAGCACTTTTACATGAACGTTCGAGTTATGTCAAACAAACAGTTTGTCAATTACCAAGGTTTTGATATTGCTAGTTGGGATAGATACGATTCTAATAATTCTGACGATGATAATGGATCACGGCCATTACACTACAAGGTGAAAAAGGCCCAGACAATAGCAGACTTCTTAAACACATTGGCTCAAGAAAATGGTGTTAGTGATATCTCCAAATTACAACTATGGCTCCTAGTCAGCAGACAGAACAAAACATATCGTTTGGACCGAGCTGTTCTTGCTGAGGAATATTCCAATACTATGGACCAGCTGCGGGATCAATCTTTGACGAGTTTCAATAGTGGAGACCTGAGGCTTTGGCTAGAATTCTTACCTACTCCATCACCCACCTTGGAAATGAGTCTAAGTGAGCAACAAATTCAACAGCAACTTCAATTTGCTACAGGAATCTCGTCACCTCAAGGTTCCGACAACCAACCAATGTTACTATTTTTGAAGCATTTCGATAAGAAGGCCCAAACTTTGAAGGGATTTGGTACACTTGTGGTTCGCCCTTCAGATAAAGTATTGACGGCTatcaaatatattattaacGCAATGGGCTGGGAACAAGGCACCAGATTGAGCGTCGTGGAAGAGATCAAACCAGAGATGATTGATGCAGTCAGAGTGAAGGCCACATTCAATGAATGTGAAATTTctgatggtgatattatttgttttgagAGAGATGGTGAACCGGTTGCAGAAGGTGGATACACTACAGCGGTTCAATTTTATGACTTTTTGAATAACAGAGCTCTCTTTTCGTTCAGAAAGCGCTCATCGCAACTGGATGAGCTCAATAATGGCACCGGTAATGGCAACATTGTCATCAATGGGGACGATGAAGCAAACACTCCTCCAACCCCAGAGGGCTCTTTTGAGTTGTGGCTTAATCGTAAGGACTCATATGACCAACTGGCTCAAAAGGTGGCAGCCTATCTCAATGTTGATCCTAATTACTTGCAATTTTTCAGTACCCAAACAAACGGAATGGAGAGAGCACCAGTTAAACGAGGCAGTGGTGCCTTGGAACAGTCGTTGATGCTCGGATATCCTAGCCATCTTCCAGTGTCAGTATTGTATGAAGTGTTGGATATTAGTCTTGCAGagcttgaaaagaaaaagcttATCAACATTATATGGTTAACTGATGGTCTTTCCCAAGAACATAGACATTCGTTCCTGGTTCCCAAGACTAACACCTACACAATTCGCAACCTTTTATCAGAATTACAGCAACGAGTCAACATTCCTAAGGAATTACTACCTCGAATCAAAGTATGGGGTGCTCTACACTCGACTATGCACGACAGGTATTCTGACGACTCGCTTGTGGCGGCTATTGAAGATAATGTACAAATCTACGCAGCAGTGGCTCCTATCGAAGAATATGAACTCAATCAAACGGATTCGACCAATAAAAGACTGATTGACGTtttccatttccaaaaGGACCTGGTCAGATCTCACAGTGTACCATTTACTTTCGTGCTCAAGGAAGGTGAACCATTTTCAGAAACCAAGGTTCGTTTACAAAAGACCTTGGGTGTCTATGACAAGGTATTTGAGAAAATCAAGTTTGCAATTGTCCATCCAAACGTACGACTACCTGAATACCTTCCCAGCACAGCTGAAAATGCCGAACAACAAGCACTTGTAGACGAGGCCAACCAAGCGACACTCTTCTCTCTTATGCAGGAAGGTGATGCACTTGGACTCGACCATGCTGACAAGTCGTCTCGTAGGGCGTACGGCCAACAGGCGATTTTTATTAAGAATTAAATGTCTCCATATGTTTCATAGTGATTTTTTTAgaattttatattttcttGAAACCTGGAGCAGAGCCTCAGGTTTCGTTTTACTCGCTTCGTGAGCTTCTGAGGGATCGCAAGATTCCTGATTCTCGGCGTAATGGGGGTTAGGGTGCATCTCTAACCTACTTCAGTAatacaaaaacaaaacaggAAAGGTATTTTTGATAGCTAGTACCGCGTAATAGGTTCTTTGTCTGGAGGATTTTATAATTGTTGGTCCGGGTAGCAATCATTGCTATCATCCGATAAAACCATCTGGATCATTTGAATCGGATTCTTTACTTGTTAGATATAAAAACTACAGGGATTGATTTATTAAACACGTCTGTTTCACTCGACCAAGACACGACTAGTCCGGCAGAAATTAAGGTTCGTGTCTGCGTTAGGTTTCAGCGACAAAAAATCTAGAACGGTTAGGCAACTACCGACAACTGTAAACTATTTCCAAGGCGTCAAGCTTCTTATTATCTTAAGACAGGTTTTTGGTAAAACACCAATAGGGGctgttttatattttgataATCGAAGACCGGTTGGTAAGGAACAGAATATAATCATGGCGTCTCCTCGATATATCCAAGCCATAGCCGACCAAGTTGTCCACGTCACATCTACGGTTGACCCTGGTACTAGGTTACCAATAGTGGTAATCGATTCTACCGAACTACCAGCACCTTCATCCGAGGTTTACTCACTGCTTGTACCAGCGATAATGGCCAAGCTGCCAAGTACAAATTATGCTCTTCTATTCTTTGCTTGTGGTGCACCAAACAAGCCGAGCTGGTCATGGGTAGCCAAAGCGTACTCAATGCTCGATCATGACTTCAAGAAACGGGTGAAGAAGGTTTATGTTGTACACGAAAGTTGGTGGGTTCGAGCTATTACAGAAATGCTTCGTGGGGTTGTTTCaaccaaattcaaaaagaaaGTGGTTCATGTCTCTAGTTTGAGTCAATTGGCCCAGCTTTTGGATATTACTGTCATCGATATCAAACCAAAGGTATATCTGCATAACAGAAAAATTGAATCTGAGATCACTATTCCGCGACATCCCATGCCAGTATTTGGAATGCCTTTATATCTTGGCGATGAGGACGCGGAAATCGTTCTACCCAGAGTCTGGACAGAAGGCATTGAATATCTTCATAAGACAGGATACTCAATCAAAGACCTGTTCAAGAGACCAGAACATTCTACGAGACAAAACCAGTCATTTGCAGCACTGCAAATTATCTTAAGAGACTGCTACGATCGTAACCAACTTGTCGATTTAGATGATTACGGTCCAAGGCTAGTCGCCTCTTTATTAAGGTTGTATATTTATCAACTGCCAATTCCGATATTGAGCAGTTCAATGGTGGAGAGattcaacaacatcagcGATTCGCCTCTTCATATTCACGCTATGAACATGTTCAGAAGCCTCACTAACGAGAGTCAAATCCTGCTGGCAGATTTGATCGACTTGTTATCATATCTGGTTCTGCCCTCAGGACCAGGAACATCGCGACCCAATAATACACCAGGTTCGCTCGCTGCCTGTATTGGCCCCAGTCTTTTGGGAAACACTAATGGTGACAGTACCAATATAGCAAGCAGTGTTCGGTTTATTAAGACTCTTGTAGAGTGCTGGTCGCAAATTAGCATTCAAGTACGTCCAGAGACAGCTCTTTTGGCTCGAAGAGCAAGCATCATGGATGCACCCAGTTCACCACAAAAAAAGCTTTCCAAGCGATTCACTCAGTCGGTGTCATCCTTGTCATCAGCCTCTTCAGGTGAGAATAATGTATCGCTACCTATGACCAGAATCCGTACATTCCCTACCGAGCTTGACTTTCAAAACAACACGCTATTCGATAGTACTATTGAGATCCGTCAAGATAGCCGGTCCTCATCTATGTCATCCGATGTTTCAACAGCCTCATCAAGTCGGTCAacgtcgtcatcgtcatcctcagATGGTAACCTAGTCGAGACATTGCCTAACAtcccacctccaccacccaTTCCACGAAAGCTCAAGCTTCAACTCACATGTCGTAATGGTACCAACTCAACAAACCCGACATCAACAGGTCTTATCCTACAACCGTctaacaaatcaaatacTGTATCTACGAAATCACCCACCGTACCGTATATGGCCAAACCAATTCCCGTTCCAGCACCTGCTTCACCTACTGATACGTCAAATACCAGCACCAAACGCAGTGGACCTCGTCCCAGAGCAGTAGTTCGTCGTGGGAAAATGGTCGCGGAACTTGCTAAACTCTACGAAGAAAAGTGCAATACAGCCGAGATTCTCGTCAAACTCGACAGTAACCGCAACAAAGCCATCTAATAATCTCCCATACTATCCTATCCTACCCTATCCTATCCTATCctctttatttattttgcaatataaaaatatcaaaaatatcTGCCACCTCCAGCAACAGGACTCTGCCCTGCCCACTCACCAGTGACATATCAGGTCCAAGCCAACACAATTGACCCAACAATTGACCGAAAATCCACttatctcctgcgaagcaggagctatggggtctggggctttgccccagccgccggaggcatgtccaTTAGATCCAATTTGTTTACACTAGGGCATGGAATAGCATGTGAAAGTGCCATGTGCGGGTATGCACGTTGGATAGCAGGGTCCTCTCGGTGGACGCCGTGGCTGTCTGTCTACAGAGGCCGGGCTGCAATCAACACGGGTCAGGGTCAATCCGTGGCAGTATCCTGGGTCTGCCGCTTTCAAGTACCGGTAACCAGTGTCTCAGTTTTTTTGAATGTGCAGATTTTTCGTGGCAACGGGCATGTGTCAGGTGTTAGCTTTACCATTTGATCCTCCAGAGTCCCAAAAAAGTGATGGTTAATAGGCCGGTAAAAGTTCATTAAAAACCAAGAACCGAGTAGCAGCGCAGCGGTAGACCCCCTGGAAAGTATCCCCGCGTCAGAAACCCATGTTAAGTTGGGCTGGGTAAGAGGCTCTTATTGTCTCAAAAAGATTCATATATGCACCATACCGCCGATCGCAGACGAGATATACGGGATGACGCCAAACGGCGTGAGTTTGGGTTGACCGCAACCGGAGATTTTTACAGGACTCTTTGACTGGATAAACTGGCTTATATAAAATTGATTAGGGTCGTTATAGCAAAAGAGAAATTCGGTTTAATTGAGTATTTTACCATGAAAAAAGCGAACTCATTTGCCGAGAATTTCTGAAGTTTTACATCGGTCGGATCAGAAATCAGGCACAAAATGCCATGACTCTATTTTCTCTATTTTCTCCAGGGTTGGGGAACAGGAATTTTTCACAAGGCAGAGACTTATACGCAAGATAAATCAAACCCACCCtaaaatcaaccaattAACCTAGGGTTGCAGGGGGGAGGTCGCCCCGTTTTCGCTTGGATCGACTAGTCCCAGCACATGTGAAAAATTTGCCCCATCATTATATAAATGAGAGGTATGTCGCTCAAAATTagaaatcttttttttttttttcttcttcattaataaaaaatcaattgtatttttttattaaacCATTCCCCCCAAACACATCCATATAAACACAAAAATGgttctttcttctgttcTTGGATTCCCCCGTATTGGTCCTAACAGAGAGCTCAAGAAGGCCACTGAGGCTTACTGGGCTGGTAAGACCTCTGCTGAGGACTTGCTCAAGGTCGGTAAGGAGATCAGAGCCAACAACTGGAAGCTTCAAaaggctgctggtgttgatatCATTGCTTCCAATGATTTCTCTTTCTACGATCAAGTTTTGGACTTGTCTCTTTTGTTCAATGTCATTCCTGACAGATACACCAAGTACAACTTGCCTGCTCTTGATACTCTTTTCGCCATGGGCCGTGGTTTGCAACGTCCTGCTACCGAGTCCAGCCCTGCTGTCGATGTTCCTGCTCTTGAGATGGTCAAGTGGTTCGACTCTAACTACCACTATGTTCGTCCTACTTTCTCTCACTCTACTGTTTTCAAGCTTAACGGTTCTAAGCCTGTTGATGAGTACCTTGAGGCCAAGGAGCTTGGTGTTGAGACCCGTCCTGTTGTTGTCGGTCCTGTTTCTTACCTTTACCTTGGTAAGGCCGACAAGGACTCTCTTGACCTTGAGCCTATTTCTCTTCTCCCCAAGATCCTCCCTGTCTATGTTGAGCTCCTTAAGAagcttgctgctgccggtgcCAAGTCTGTTCAAATTGACGAGCCcgttcttgttcttgaccTCCCCAAGAACGTCCAAGCTGCCTACAAGACTGCTTACGAGACTCTTGCCAAGGAATCTGGTGTTGAATTGATCTTGACCACCTACTTCGGTGATGTCAGACCTAACTTGGACGCTATCAAGGGCTTGCCAGTGGCTGGTTTCCACTACGACTTTGTTCGTGTCCCTGAGCAACTCGACgaggttgctgctgctcttacTTCTCAACAAATTCTTTCCGTCGGTGTTGTTGATGGTCGTAACATTTGGAAGACTGACTTCGCCAAGGCTATCAAGGTTGTTGAGGCTGCCAAGGCCAAGGTTGGTGCTGACCGTGTCATTGTTGccacctcttcttctcttctccaCACTCCTGTTGACCTTGCCAACGAGAAGAAGCTCAACCCTGAGATCAAGGACTGGTTCTCTTTTGCTACCCAAAAGCTTTCTGAGGTTGTTGTCATTGCCAAGGCTGTTAGCGGTGGTAATGTTGAGGCTGAGCTTGAGGCCAACAAGAAGAGCATTGATGCTCGTGCCAAGTCTGAGATCACCAACGACGCTGCTGTCCGCAAGAGATTGTCTGAGGTTTCTGAGGCTGATACCAAGAGAAAGTCTCCTTTCGCCGCTCGTCTTGCTGCCCAAGAGAAGACCTTGAACTTGCCTCTTTTCCCCACCACTACCATTGGTTCTTTCCCTCAAACCAAGGAGATCAGAATCAACCGTAACAAGTTCACCAAGGGTGAAATCACTGCTGAGGAGTACGAGAAGTTCATTGAGAAGGAGATCCAAGAGGTTGTTAAGTTCCAAGAGGAGATTGGTCTTGATGTCCTTGTCCACGGTGAGCCCGAGAGAAACGATATGGTCCAATACTTTGGTGAGCAATTGAAGGGTTTCGCTTTCACGACCAACGGTTGGGTTCAATCTTACGGTTCTAGATACGTTCGTCCTCCTATTATTGTTGGTGACGTTTCTCGTCCTGCTGCCATGACTGTTAAGGAGTCTAAGTACGCTCAATCTATCACCAAGAAGCCTATGAAGGGTATGCTTACTGGTCCTGTCACCATTCTCAGATGGTCTTTCCCCAGAGATGACTTGTCTGCTAAGGAGCAATGTCAACAACTTGCTTTGGCTCTCCGTGATGAGGTCAATGACCTTGAGAAGGCCGGTATCTACGTCATTCAAGTCGATGAGCCTGCTATCCGTGAGGGTCTTCCTCTTCGTGAGGGTGCTGAGCGTGCCGCTTATGTTCAATGGGCTCCCGAGTCTTTCAGATTGGCCACTTCTGGTGTTGAGGATGGTACTCAAATCCACTCTCACTTCTGTTACTCTGACTTGGACCCTGCTCACATTAAGGCtcttgatgctgatgttgttTCCATTGAATTCTCCAAGAAGGACGACTCTAAGTACATCCAAGAGTTCTCCAACTACCCCAACCACATTGGTCTTGGTCTTTTCGATATCCACTCTCCTCGTGTTCCTCCTCAAGACGAGTTTGAGAGCCGTATCCAATCTATTGTCGGTGTTTACCCCAAGCAAAACTTGTGGGTTAACCCCGATTGTGGTCTTAAGACTCGTAAGTGGGACGAGACCAAGAGGCAACTTACCAACATGGTTAACGCCGCCAAGGTCTACCGTGAGAAGTACGCTTCTGCTTAAACACGCAACCGTGTTTTAAGTAAGTCTAATTGCATATCGATTCAACACGATATTGCGTTGGCTTTTGTTACGAAAATTTAAAAGaaaatttattaaaaaaaaagaaggctCGGAATCTGGGATTTCAacatctttttttctcatgATATATGGGTTTAATGTTTCAacaactatttattttacgAAGTCTAAGGAAATGTAtgtgtatatatttaataataGCTCCTCAACGGAATGCATAATttaaattatatattttaagACCTGACTCCGCTCGGGTTTTTATCTTTAGAGAGAGGTATGGAAGCGAGGAATATACATATTTGGGGCGCAAAGaaaatggagaagaagaaaaaaatcgCAGTAAGAAAATCCAAGCTGTTTATCGTCTCCAATTTGCttatattttaatgagAGAGACGTTTTataacaataaataaatatactaGATACAGTGACGGAATCAGTCGTTGGCAGTTATGGTCTTTCGACGACGGCGCTGGTTTGCCGCCGCCTTCGCTTTGACATCAGCTGTTGTACCTAACTGAGTAGCAGCTTCTGTGCTGACAGAGTTGTTAATGTTGTTATCACCGTCAAGATAGAGGCTCGAGTTATGGAGAGtgaaaagaagagctctCTCAATTGCGCGATCAGCAGCACGGTCATCGCCTGGAACATTGCTTCCAATGGCAGTAGGAGGGCCACCGGGTGTTAAACTCGCCATGGGAGATGAATAGTTGGTTTCAGGAGCTGGTGTGCGTCCTTTTACTCGAGGGTTAGAATTATTgattgatgctgctggcgtGGGGGAGTCCTCTGACACCGACAAACTGCTTTCAGTTATGTATGAATATCCCTGGGATGGCGAGTATGTAGGAAGAGTGGCTGCTTTGATTAGCAGTTTGCTTAGTGAGTGAGCAGTACTAAGTAGACGAGAAGAGACCACTGAGTAAATAGAAGGTGccataaatatattttcattgatgACAAAATATGTTGCTAACAACCGGACTTCTTGCGGACTCAATCTGTTTTGTTTACGAATGATCCACATTTCAGGTTCTCTGTCAAGCGCTACAACAAATTCCACACCCTTCATGTTTTGTAATTCTTGATAAAGATCGTGACGACCATGGAGGTTCTCATTAAACTGCGATTGCATTTTGAGAACTTGGTTATTGGATGAACGGTCGTAAAAAGGCGATTGTGCAAAGTACTCTAGTACATTATCATTCCGTAGACCACCAAATGCCTGGACCCATTCAGGCGCACGCCATTGTACTTCATCAAGCGGTTCACCATCCATTGTCTTTGTTTATGCTGTTCTGCTATGAGGGGACGAAGAAGCCAAAGTTCAATGTGATGTTGGAGATCGCCATGTCGATTACTGTGTTAGACAGATTTTACAGCCGTTTATCCTCTATTAATCTCGCTGACATCAACTTTATCTTCAACTTATATCTTGGTTTATATCATTAGAAATAGGTTGAAAATGGTTGTTACCTCGCCATTTGTACTCCAGGCTGAAGTACACCCAGAATATAATGCGGCTTCTGCTGTTTACAACTGGAAGTCTTCCAGAACCGGTCTTCAAGTTGTCTTGATTCAGCATGAAACTCCAGTGGTCAACGGTTATTTCGCCGTCGCTTCAGAGGTTTCAAACGATTCGGGTACTCCTCATACCTTAGAGCACTTGATATTTATGGGATCCAAGACGTATCCTTACAAGGGATTGTTAGATACAGTTGGTAACAAAATGTTTTCAACTACTAACGCTTGGACTGGTACCGATCAGACTGTATATACTTTAGTCACAGCAGGTTGGGAAGGGTTTAGAGATTTATTGCCCGTCTATTTAGATCATGTTTTAAATCCTACACTAAACGATAACGCATGTCTAACCGAAGTGTACCATATTGATGGTACTGCTGAGGAGAAAGGTGTGGTGTTTTCTGAGAT
The Sugiyamaella lignohabitans strain CBS 10342 chromosome A, complete sequence genome window above contains:
- the UBP15 gene encoding Ubp15p (Ubiquitin-specific protease involved in protein deubiquitination; catalytic activity regulated by an N-terminal TRAF-like domain and and C-terminal sequences; physically interacts with anaphase-promoting complex/cyclosome (APC/C) activator, Cdh1p; forms a complex with AAA peroxins Pex1p and Pex6p; GO_component: GO:0005737 - cytoplasm [Evidence IDA] [PMID 14562095]; GO_component: GO:0005777 - peroxisome [Evidence IDA] [PMID 21665945]; GO_function: GO:0008234 - cysteine-type peptidase activity [Evidence IEA]; GO_function: GO:0016787 - hydrolase activity [Evidence IEA]; GO_function: GO:0008233 - peptidase activity [Evidence IEA]; GO_function: GO:0004843 - ubiquitin-specific protease activity [Evidence IDA] [PMID 10527495]; GO_function: GO:0004843 - ubiquitin-specific protease activity [Evidence IDA,IMP] [PMID 21665945]; GO_function: GO:0004843 - ubiquitin-specific protease activity [Evidence IDA] [PMID 21710968]; GO_process: GO:0016579 - protein deubiquitination [Evidence ISA] [PMID 19734957]; GO_process: GO:0016579 - protein deubiquitination [Evidence IDA,IMP] [PMID 21665945]; GO_process: GO:0006508 - proteolysis [Evidence IEA]; GO_process: GO:0006511 - ubiquitin-dependent protein catabolic process [Evidence IEA]), with the translated sequence MKARIFPPIDEEIEADFSNTWEIENWKGLPTRINGPSFESNGFSFRILLFPEGNRADAASVYLEAAPADHSKAKQQAESQVQQPIDGDDQSPTQAEVQANAVGNGAVVDVTGINSVDQDVDVDVVSTQDDGTTDTQDQEEEDWAVCAQFGLVMWNPEHPEVFHSMFAQHRFSPEEGDWGFTKFYELRRLLVAQDKNTHPLIENNKVNITAYVRIIKDPTGVLWHNFYRYNSKKETGFVGLKNQGATCYLNSLLQSLYFTKVFRRSVYKIPTQQDQPNSVPSALQRMFYLLSTSEAPVGTLQLTKSFGWDSADAFTQHDVQELNRVLMDKLEGKMKGTEVEGALNNIFVAQMKSYVKCINVDFESSRIEDYWDIQLNVKGMKDLEASFRDYIQTELLAGENQYQATGYGLQDATKGVVFQSFPPVLHLQLKRYEYDFNRDMEVKINDRYEFPAEVDLSPYLEEGSDMSEPWIYTLHGVLVHSGDLNAGHYYALLKPSKDGSWYKFDDDRVTKATMKEVLEENFGGEAAPPQQPPGISVPQRTRLNYKRHSSAYMLVYLRKSRLDEILPGNEDDIPNHIPERLEQEVAEENARRKEREEQHFYMNVRVMSNKQFVNYQGFDIASWDRYDSNNSDDDNGSRPLHYKVKKAQTIADFLNTLAQENGVSDISKLQLWLLVSRQNKTYRLDRAVLAEEYSNTMDQLRDQSLTSFNSGDLRLWLEFLPTPSPTLEMSLSEQQIQQQLQFATGISSPQGSDNQPMLLFLKHFDKKAQTLKGFGTLVVRPSDKVLTAIKYIINAMGWEQGTRLSVVEEIKPEMIDAVRVKATFNECEISDGDIICFERDGEPVAEGGYTTAVQFYDFLNNRALFSFRKRSSQLDELNNGTGNGNIVINGDDEANTPPTPEGSFELWLNRKDSYDQLAQKVAAYLNVDPNYLQFFSTQTNGMERAPVKRGSGALEQSLMLGYPSHLPVSVLYEVLDISLAELEKKKLINIIWLTDGLSQEHRHSFLVPKTNTYTIRNLLSELQQRVNIPKELLPRIKVWGALHSTMHDRYSDDSLVAAIEDNVQIYAAVAPIEEYELNQTDSTNKRLIDVFHFQKDLVRSHSVPFTFVLKEGEPFSETKVRLQKTLGVYDKVFEKIKFAIVHPNVRLPEYLPSTAENAEQQALVDEANQATLFSLMQEGDALGLDHADKSSRRAYGQQAIFIKN